AATCCAGTATAAATCAAACGTCGAACCTGTCGCCGGCGTCGGCCCGACGCAGTAGTAGCCGAGTATGTCGCCGTCGTCATATACGCGAATGATGTAGTCTTTTTGATTGGGATTGTTCAATACGGTGTGCATAAGCTCGAGGGCTATGTCAATCTCATCCCCATTGAACACCTCTGTTTCCATCAGCAGTTGGCGAAGAGGCTGGATGTCGGTCGGCTGCAACGGGCGGATTGCCGTTTCGGCGAGTCGAGGCACAGACTTGACCGTGGCTGTCGGATTGTTATTGGACGCGTTCAAGTGCAATCTCGACAATCTTGCCGATAATCTGGTGGAAGGAGAGGCCGTACACTCTTGCAGAACGGGCAAAGCCTGCGTCGTCTGAAATGTCGGGGTTCGGGTTCACTTCCAAAACATAGGGCACGCCGTCATTTGAAAGACGGAAGTCCACACGGGCATAGTCGCGGCAGCCGATAAGTTGGTAACATTTCAGCGCCGTCTCGCGCAACTCCGTTTCGATTGCCGGAGGCAACTGTGCAGGACAAACACCTTTTGTTCCTTCGTACTCCACTGTTCCGTTCATCCACTTCGCCGCGTAGCTCACGATCTTGTGCATGCCCGGATTGAGGCCCGAGAAGTCTATCTCTGAGATGGGGAAAATAATCGGTCGCTTGTTCCCGAGAATAGCAACGTTAAACTCCCGCCCCTCAATGTACTGCTCGACGAGTGCCGGCTGGTCAAACTCGGCCCAGATGTACCGTACGAGTTTGCGGAGTTCAGGCAACGAATACACAACCGACTTGTCGGAAATGCCGACGCTGGCATCTTCACGCGAGGGTTTTACAATCAGCGGGAAGTCCATGCCATCTTTCAGCACGATCTTTTCAGCTACTTTAAACACCTGATGACCCGGGGTTCTGATACCATTTGCGGAGAGAATCTCCTTCACGCGGGGTTTGTTGAGGGCCGTTCCCAACGCAAGCGGGCCAGCCCCCGTGTACGGAATCTTGAACAAC
The sequence above is a segment of the Bacteroidota bacterium genome. Coding sequences within it:
- a CDS encoding GNAT family N-acetyltransferase; this encodes MNASNNNPTATVKSVPRLAETAIRPLQPTDIQPLRQLLMETEVFNGDEIDIALELMHTVLNNPNQKDYIIRVYDDGDILGYYCVGPTPATGSTFDLYWIATKPSVHGKGIGRTLIAHAEELIRSKGGTLVIAETSSTPRYDKTRMFYIKAGYQELARIRDYYRAGDSLVVFGKYL
- a CDS encoding ATP-grasp domain-containing protein; translation: MRKKTRIAILYNEPVVGTEEGRKYISENGQLKEGLAISGIGGKVSSIPAGVDLSEIGVVEEMDDIKDALTTLGYKCSVFNVDSKVERLIDFLREEKPDLIFNLVECIENEAILEMNVAGMYELFKIPYTGAGPLALGTALNKPRVKEILSANGIRTPGHQVFKVAEKIVLKDGMDFPLIVKPSREDASVGISDKSVVYSLPELRKLVRYIWAEFDQPALVEQYIEGREFNVAILGNKRPIIFPISEIDFSGLNPGMHKIVSYAAKWMNGTVEYEGTKGVCPAQLPPAIETELRETALKCYQLIGCRDYARVDFRLSNDGVPYVLEVNPNPDISDDAGFARSARVYGLSFHQIIGKIVEIALERVQ